A DNA window from Calliphora vicina chromosome 1, idCalVici1.1, whole genome shotgun sequence contains the following coding sequences:
- the mIF2 gene encoding translation initiation factor IF-2, mitochondrial, whose translation MFSAVIRSSIRRFTPGLSNLTLLIGKHHARPISTCEIRWKRRKTAEEKKSQRIIEYSPKKKNSPDLPDVVEIWRHMTVDQLSKSTSRSLDDVQEAMLFVKDADNIEPNAQLHDLKVIQEIVKKLGARVRIVAAPTEATAEVESKDKDVLPRPAADAAQMRPRPPVVTVMGHVDHGKTTLLDSLRGADVASGEAGGITQHIGAFTVTLENGEKVTFLDTPGHAAFSSMRARGAVATDIIVLVVAAEDGVMAQTKEVINLAKEAKVPIIVAINKIDKPEANIEKTKQELSQMGLTLEEHGGDIQVIPISAIKGTNIPLLAEAVSTQATLMGLKADFTGLMEGVVVESKTDPRRGKLSTAIVKRGTLRRGSILVSGLAHAKVRGLFDHNGMPLDKAEPGTPVEILGWRELPLAGDLILEVESEKKANSVLRYRTHEAQKEKAEQSLEEIRKKEEEHLEKYRAERDARRLAGRFRWRHGPRSKETIPNDGTPRVSVIIKGDVHGSVEAILDVLETYSGNEKCRLDVVHYGVGNVTESDIELAKSFDAIVYAFSVEPPAKVTGDVSIRVCNIIYRLIDDLKEEISNKLPPLEIEDVLGEANVLQQFAITEGRKEVPVAGCRCTKGVLKRAHQFRLMRDGEIIYDGPVESMRHLKSEVDSIKKDVECGIRLKDTKIVPQPGDIIVCYSTHTEPQKTDWDPGF comes from the exons atgttttctgctGTGATTCG ATCTTCCATTCGCCGGTTTACACCTGGGCTGTCTAACCTTACTCTGTTGATTGGGAAACATCATGCAAGACCTATATCTACCTGTGAAATACGATGGAAAAGACGAAAAACTGCAGAAGAAAAG aaatcgcAAAGAATCATCGAATATTcgccaaaaaagaaaaattcgcCAGATTTACCAGATGTAGTGGAGATATGGCGGCATATGACTGTAGATCAATTGTCTAAATCTACAAGTCGTTCTTTGG ATGACGTCCAAGAGGCCATGTTGTTTGTTAAAGATGCTGACAATATTGAACCGAATGCCCAACTGCATGACTTGAAAGTTATTCAAGAAATTGTTAAGAAACTTGGGGCTAGGGTTCGTATTGTAGCTGCGCCTACTGAAGCGACAGCAGAAGTTGAAAGTAAAGATAAGGACGTGCTTCCTAGACCAGCAGCTGATGCAGCGCAGATGAGGCCACGTCCTCCTGTGGTTACTGTTATGGGACATGTAGATCATGGTAAAACAACGTTGTTGGATTCATTGCGTGGTGCTGACGTTGCATCTGGAGAAGCTGGCGGTATCACTCAACATATTGGTGCATTTACAGTGACTTTGGAAAACGGAGAGAAGGTTACGTTTCTCGATACACCGGGACACGCAGCGTTTAGTTCGATGAGAGCGCGGGGTGCTGTTGCCACAGATATAATTGTATTGGTGGTAGCTGCTGAAGATGGTGTGATGGCACAAACCAAAGAAGTTATTAATTTGGCAAAAGAAGCTAAAG TTCCCATCATTGTTGCCATTAATAAAATTGATAAACCTGAAGCAAATATT gaaaaaactAAACAAGAACTGTCTCAAATGGGTTTGACCTTAGAGGAGCATGGTGGCGATATTCAAGTTATTCCAATTTCAGCAATAAAGGGTACAAATATTCCATTGCTGGCAGAGGCAGTTAGTACCCAAGCGACACTAATGGGCTTAAAAGCCGACTTTACTGGCTTAATGGAGGGAGTTGTTGTAGAATCTAAAACAGATCCAAGGCGAGG AAAGCTATCGACTGCAATTGTCAAGCGGGGTACTCTTCGCAGAGGATCGATCTTAGTTAGTGGACTAGCGCATGCTAAAGTTAGAGGTCTGTTTGATCATAATGGCATGCCTTTGGATAAAGCTGAGCCGGGTACACCAGTAGAAATATTAGGATGGCGAGAGCTGCCACTTGCTGGAGATTTAATTCTAGAAGTTGAATCAGAG aaaaaagccAATTCCGTCCTTAGATATCGAACACATGAAGCTCAAAAGGAGAAGGCAGAACAGAGTCTTGAAGAAATACGTAAGAAAGAAGAGGAACATTTGGAAAAATATCGGGCAGAAAGAGACGCACGTCGTTTGGCTGGTAGGTTTCGTTGGCGACATGGTCCCAGATCGAAAGAGACAATACCAAATGATGGCACACCTCGTGTCAGTGTCATAATTAAAGGTGATGTACATGGTTCGGTCGAGGCCATACTTGATGTATTAGAAACGTATAGTGGCAACGAGAAATGTCGTTTGGATGTAGTTCATTATGGCGTTGGCAACGTAACGGAGTCTGATATTGAATTGGCAAAATCATTTGATGCCATAGTTTATGCATTCTCCGTTGAACCACCTGCTAAAGTTACTGGCGATGTTTCCATACGAGTTTGCAACATCATATATCGTTTAATTGACGATCTAAAAGAAGAAATCAGCAATAAACTGCCTCCTCTGGAGATTGAAGATGTATTGGGTGAAGCAAATGTTTTACAACAATTTGCTATTACGGAAGGGCGAAAAGAAGTACCAGTAGCCGGTTGTAGATGTACAAAAGGTGTATTGAAAAGGGCACATCAATTTCGTTTAATGCGAGATGGCGAAATCATTTACGATG GCCCGGTTGAATCTATGAGACATTTAAAGAGTGAAGtagattcaataaaaaaagacgTTGAATGTGGCATACGTTTAAAAGACACTAAAATTGTACCACAACCAGGCGACATTATAGTTTGCTATTCAACACATACGGAACCACAAAAGACTGATTGGGATCCAGGCTTTTAA